A single region of the Zootoca vivipara chromosome 2, rZooViv1.1, whole genome shotgun sequence genome encodes:
- the C2H6orf47 gene encoding uncharacterized protein C6orf47 homolog: MFLSRAKSWLPGLPWRRGKAKDVRKEEEELLEECTAPPKPRWWSGRRLLGAIGWGQSSTTGERSLLAGIPQYLSPPKASVESPEHLQICFNFARHLFDLCVVTLLCASSPAFRLVLDILGFGGPLKVWLHGLACFLVTAYGMYLALWLVQEYLVQFACLYGFLQTLVLCVSIQAGGPEPPEEKEPIGPDPAEEEELSAAGTGKQLPPL, translated from the coding sequence ATGTTCCTCAGCAGAGCCAAGTCATGGCTCCCTGGGCTGCCTTGGCGACGAGGAAAGGCGAAGGACgtgagaaaggaagaggaagaattgCTGGAGGAATGCACGGCGCCCCCGAAACCAAGGTGGTGGAGCGGCCGCCGCCTCTTGGGAGCCATTGGTTGGGGCCAAAGTTCCACTACTGGAGAGCGCTCCCTATTGGCCGGGATACCTCAGTATCTCTCCCCGCCGAAAGCATCTGTGGAATCGCCAGAGCACTTGCAGATCTGCTTCAACTTCGCCCGCCACCTCTTTGACCTGTGCGTGGTGACTTTGCTCTGTGCCTCATCCCCGGCCTTCCGGCTGGTTTTGGATATCCTGGGATTTGGGGGGCCCCTTAAGGTCTGGCTCCACGGCCTTGCCTGCTTCTTAGTCACCGCTTACGGGATGTACTTGGCCCTGTGGCTGGTGCAGGAGTACCTCGTTCAGTTTGCCTGCCTCTACGGCTTCCTGCAGACCCTGGTTTTGTGCGTCAGTATTCAGGCTGGCGGGCCTGAGCCCCCAGAGGAGAAAGAGCCCATCGGCCCCGACCCAGCCGAGGAAGAGGAACTGTCAGCAGCCGGCACAGGCAAGCAGTTGCCGCCGCTATAA